In Paenibacillus algicola, a genomic segment contains:
- a CDS encoding UvrD-helicase domain-containing protein, with protein MDNSMIEINSDSLIPIEIHFRVAAGPGAGKTHWLVQHIKNVLHQSQRLRKSRKIACITYTNVAVETILNRLGTNVDRVEVSTLHSFLYKHIVKPYGYLLTDECDLNVKELDGHEDTIVHFKKVIHWIENHTNANQLKHPYTVNQLVKRDENITPLTRWLQHLTYHLDKHENLEIVGDNKQAYRIEKNDDKEVRKYLNKKCLEVLSTELLAYKKLYWSKGIVDHSDVLFFSYQLLKSHSFILEVLRAKFPYLYIDEFQDTNPIQVKIVNLLGAKETIVGIIGDEAQSIYSFQGADPSQFSSFLLPGLLAYVMKDNRRSTNSIIDLLNIIRKDIEQKKYRNIEGDKPCILLGERMAAYSKARELCNSNEEIYSLSRDNLTSNAMRKDLYKEVVNDKLINELLEIDKSSSSNKYRSKVIVACLRGIEYAREGDIAKAIKELEGIVKDTGDKEARKKLALKSLFMLLKAYDNYNDKPLYEFFSFIKDEVRPEISRLGKGAAKTFYESYTYEQLALCVNITDDYSKHRTIHKSKGDEFDNVFIVFKSSAELNIFLRPDLKNNEEHRISYVALSRARERLIINVPSIDGDLHSKLDRLFSIINV; from the coding sequence ATGGATAATTCAATGATAGAAATAAACTCCGATTCGCTCATACCTATTGAAATTCATTTTCGTGTAGCTGCAGGACCGGGAGCAGGCAAAACTCACTGGCTTGTACAACATATTAAGAACGTGTTGCATCAGTCACAGAGACTAAGAAAGTCTCGAAAGATTGCTTGCATAACCTATACTAATGTTGCCGTAGAAACCATTTTAAATCGCTTAGGTACTAATGTTGACCGGGTAGAAGTTTCAACATTGCACAGTTTTCTGTACAAACATATTGTTAAACCTTATGGTTATTTACTTACAGATGAATGTGATTTGAATGTAAAAGAACTGGATGGCCATGAAGATACAATAGTTCATTTTAAAAAAGTTATACATTGGATTGAAAATCATACTAACGCCAATCAATTAAAACACCCTTATACTGTAAACCAGTTGGTTAAGAGAGATGAAAATATAACCCCTTTAACTAGATGGTTACAACATTTGACTTATCATTTGGACAAGCATGAAAATCTTGAAATTGTAGGGGATAATAAGCAAGCTTATAGAATTGAAAAAAACGATGATAAAGAAGTTAGAAAATATCTAAATAAAAAATGCCTGGAAGTTCTCAGCACTGAGTTATTGGCCTATAAAAAACTTTACTGGTCAAAAGGTATTGTCGATCATAGTGATGTACTTTTTTTTAGCTATCAGCTCCTAAAAAGTCACTCTTTTATATTAGAGGTTTTGAGAGCAAAATTTCCTTATTTGTATATTGATGAATTCCAAGATACCAATCCGATTCAGGTGAAAATTGTAAATCTATTAGGCGCAAAGGAAACAATTGTTGGGATTATTGGTGATGAAGCGCAGTCTATTTACAGCTTTCAAGGTGCTGATCCCAGTCAATTTTCCTCCTTTTTGTTACCTGGATTATTGGCATATGTTATGAAGGATAATCGCAGAAGTACAAACTCCATTATTGATCTGTTGAATATAATTCGAAAAGATATAGAGCAGAAGAAGTATAGAAATATTGAGGGTGATAAACCTTGCATTTTATTGGGCGAGAGAATGGCTGCATACTCAAAGGCAAGAGAGCTTTGCAATAGTAACGAAGAGATCTACTCTTTATCACGTGACAATCTAACATCAAATGCCATGAGAAAAGATTTATATAAAGAAGTAGTAAACGACAAGTTGATTAATGAACTATTAGAAATCGATAAATCTTCGAGTAGTAACAAGTATAGAAGCAAAGTAATTGTTGCCTGTTTAAGAGGAATTGAATATGCTCGCGAAGGGGATATAGCCAAAGCTATTAAAGAGCTTGAAGGTATTGTAAAAGATACTGGTGACAAAGAAGCTAGAAAGAAACTAGCGTTAAAGTCACTTTTTATGCTCTTAAAAGCTTATGATAATTATAATGATAAACCTCTGTATGAATTCTTTTCCTTTATAAAAGATGAAGTAAGACCAGAAATATCTCGATTAGGAAAAGGTGCAGCTAAAACATTTTACGAGAGCTACACCTATGAGCAATTAGCTCTCTGTGTCAATATTACTGATGATTACAGCAAGCACAGGACTATCCATAAATCAAAAGGCGATGAATTTGACAACGTATTTATTGTTTTTAAATCTTCTGCTGAGTTGAACATATTTCTAAGACCTGATTTAAAAAATAATGAAGAACACAGAATTAGTTACGTTGCTTTAAGTAGGGCAAGAGAACGTCTCATTATAAATGTTCCATCAATAGATGGTGATCTTCACTCTAAATTAGATAGATTATTTTCAATAATAAATGTATAA
- a CDS encoding TnsD family Tn7-like transposition protein yields the protein MIFFPPPFPDEILYSVFARYHARSGNENTKKTMRDLFGSKTVCAVTDLPAYLNQLQMSIPGNPISVDTLLNKHTLLPFFRPFMPVERYERILEQLIYGNSQSVYMKMGLPASGVAKPVVLRYCPACVRFDRKEYGAAYWHRNHQLAGVFICPIHDCYLNSSSILYAQRRNKHEFVMVESIIGHELPPLTSRGGEKELLIAKRASDLLQTNYLSIDVQEVRRKYLDLLASKGMLTAKGSIRFQELIPYFVHFHGRELLGRLGCLLDVNNQDTWLHKMLRKPRHATHPIRHILIQMYLNVEMAKICEGHRVGITDVFGKGPWPCLNKAVEHYKEQLINNVVITRCSDTRKPVGTFSCCCGFIYSRRGPDLNATDKFRVGRIKHFGSQWMNRLKEINEDDTLSLREKGRLLGVDPGTIKNQTKKLETFRIITLVKDSTTSPNVTIERPMNSRKKRRVSSRPKRVDWRERDQVLAQEVERVAKEIKYSGNRRVTRSEIGRLLNRSTMIRTKLGKLPITSARLTQVTEYVRKDDELLELRGGHTTQMQL from the coding sequence TTGATATTTTTTCCACCTCCATTTCCAGATGAAATATTATATAGTGTTTTCGCACGTTATCATGCTCGATCAGGCAATGAAAATACAAAAAAGACAATGAGGGACTTGTTTGGAAGTAAGACCGTTTGTGCAGTGACCGATCTACCGGCATATCTAAACCAATTGCAAATGTCTATCCCCGGTAATCCTATTTCGGTTGATACACTGCTTAATAAGCATACATTGCTGCCATTCTTTCGCCCCTTTATGCCGGTAGAGCGATATGAGCGTATACTTGAGCAGTTGATTTACGGAAACAGCCAGTCGGTCTATATGAAAATGGGATTACCTGCTAGCGGAGTTGCTAAACCAGTAGTTTTAAGATATTGTCCGGCATGTGTTAGATTTGATCGTAAAGAATACGGTGCAGCCTATTGGCATAGAAATCATCAACTCGCCGGGGTATTCATATGTCCCATACATGATTGCTATCTCAATTCATCTTCGATTCTGTATGCACAACGTAGAAATAAACATGAGTTTGTGATGGTTGAATCAATAATAGGCCATGAGTTGCCGCCTTTAACTAGTCGGGGTGGAGAAAAAGAATTATTAATAGCTAAGCGAGCAAGTGATTTACTGCAAACAAATTATTTATCTATAGATGTTCAGGAAGTGCGGAGGAAATATCTTGATTTACTTGCAAGTAAAGGAATGTTGACTGCTAAGGGTAGTATTAGATTTCAAGAGCTAATTCCCTACTTTGTTCATTTTCATGGCAGAGAACTTTTGGGGAGACTAGGATGTCTACTCGATGTCAACAATCAAGATACGTGGCTGCATAAGATGCTTCGTAAACCCCGGCATGCCACACATCCTATAAGGCATATCCTTATACAAATGTATCTCAATGTGGAAATGGCGAAGATTTGCGAAGGGCACAGAGTGGGCATTACAGATGTATTTGGAAAAGGCCCATGGCCATGTTTAAATAAGGCAGTCGAACATTATAAAGAGCAACTCATTAATAATGTGGTCATAACAAGATGCTCAGATACACGAAAACCAGTAGGAACATTCAGTTGTTGTTGTGGGTTTATATATTCAAGAAGAGGACCCGATCTTAATGCTACCGATAAATTCCGTGTAGGACGAATTAAGCATTTCGGGTCTCAATGGATGAACAGATTAAAAGAAATCAATGAAGATGACACACTCAGTTTACGAGAAAAGGGCAGGCTACTTGGTGTAGATCCGGGGACTATTAAAAATCAGACCAAGAAACTTGAGACATTTAGGATAATAACGTTGGTTAAAGATTCAACAACATCACCAAATGTAACGATTGAGCGACCAATGAATAGTAGAAAGAAAAGGAGAGTCTCAAGCAGGCCAAAACGAGTTGATTGGAGAGAACGGGACCAAGTCCTAGCTCAAGAGGTTGAAAGAGTTGCAAAAGAAATTAAATATAGTGGTAATAGACGAGTAACCCGCTCTGAGATTGGCAGACTTTTAAATCGTTCGACAATGATACGGACGAAGTTAGGAAAGCTTCCAATCACCTCTGCTCGACTAACACAGGTCACTGAGTATGTAAGAAAAGATGATGAGTTACTTGAACTAAGAGGGGGACATACTACGCAAATGCAATTATAA
- a CDS encoding ATP-binding protein has protein sequence MINRLDRFVYLKGRQIKAEYRDQIVEAYQGNPFIEALPCRLSQDQLFQMLYSVPRFTGDINRLNSEERVELVQQIKPSYWQPLSTHFERYRNLYNMIKIGYQSRNPLTPIYQRQMAIGLDRILAAGTDEFGRNLAGNLQTAQQMADIGLSGMGKSKSYERILSLFPQVIHHSEYHREPFPCKQVVWLHIECPSNKSVGALCRNFYWAVDKLLGTTYYEDLAEKDGRAEVLAKRMSKVAGQISLGVLVIDEIQRINRGYSGGDEKMIDFITELTNSIGIPIVLIGTFKALYLFKSSLANTRRGIPDGYAENITDRMRDDWEWELFLKGMWDLQYTNKFTALTPDLKAAMYFHSLGIPDFAVKLFMHVQCRAILYEDEEEITVNLIEEVANKTFRLVQPIFQRIRGGEEIDPAEYEDLKPDWISFKEYLMEAQHRITIDGNLSEEHKLILLQHNRRILIDQLTVFAMKMGCSGDVALTYAEKIEVQNRDAGNDIELLYLEIAKLVFENKSNVSKETEEVEEKTKQKKKPTKIKNPDLDESDIRFIVSQGNLNNMTIDEALRDSGLVGEYDEFV, from the coding sequence ATGATAAATAGACTAGATCGCTTCGTGTATTTAAAGGGCAGACAAATTAAAGCGGAATACCGTGATCAGATAGTAGAGGCGTATCAAGGTAATCCATTTATCGAAGCTTTGCCTTGCAGACTTTCCCAAGATCAATTGTTTCAGATGCTGTATTCAGTACCTAGATTTACGGGAGATATCAATCGACTTAACTCAGAGGAACGTGTTGAACTTGTCCAACAAATCAAACCAAGCTATTGGCAACCGCTATCTACACATTTCGAGCGGTATAGAAATTTATATAACATGATTAAAATTGGCTATCAGTCTAGAAATCCACTAACACCAATCTACCAGAGACAAATGGCAATCGGTCTGGATAGAATTTTGGCAGCCGGGACCGATGAATTTGGAAGAAACCTGGCAGGGAATTTACAAACAGCTCAACAAATGGCGGATATCGGTCTTAGTGGAATGGGAAAGTCCAAATCATACGAAAGAATATTAAGTTTGTTCCCACAGGTTATTCATCACTCAGAATACCATAGAGAACCGTTCCCGTGTAAACAAGTTGTCTGGCTCCATATCGAATGTCCGAGTAATAAATCAGTTGGTGCACTTTGCCGTAATTTTTATTGGGCAGTAGATAAATTGTTGGGGACTACTTATTATGAAGATTTAGCTGAAAAGGACGGGCGTGCTGAAGTTCTTGCAAAACGAATGTCTAAGGTCGCTGGACAAATTAGTTTAGGGGTTTTGGTAATTGATGAAATTCAACGCATAAACAGGGGGTACTCTGGTGGCGATGAGAAGATGATCGACTTTATAACGGAACTTACTAACTCTATTGGTATTCCAATTGTGCTGATCGGAACTTTTAAAGCATTGTACCTCTTTAAGTCATCCCTAGCTAATACACGAAGGGGAATCCCCGATGGTTATGCGGAGAATATAACAGACCGAATGAGAGATGACTGGGAATGGGAACTCTTCCTTAAAGGAATGTGGGACCTGCAATATACAAACAAATTTACTGCCCTAACACCGGACCTAAAGGCTGCTATGTATTTTCACTCGCTTGGAATTCCTGATTTCGCTGTAAAACTGTTTATGCATGTCCAATGCCGCGCAATTCTTTATGAAGATGAGGAGGAAATTACTGTTAATCTGATTGAAGAAGTAGCGAACAAGACCTTTAGACTAGTCCAGCCGATATTTCAAAGAATACGGGGAGGAGAAGAAATTGATCCAGCAGAGTATGAGGATTTGAAACCAGATTGGATTTCCTTTAAGGAATATCTCATGGAAGCGCAACATCGTATTACGATAGATGGAAATCTCTCTGAGGAACACAAACTAATTTTACTGCAGCATAATCGGAGGATTCTCATTGACCAACTAACTGTATTTGCAATGAAAATGGGATGCTCAGGAGATGTTGCTTTAACATATGCCGAAAAGATTGAGGTACAAAACCGAGATGCCGGGAATGATATCGAACTCCTATATTTAGAGATAGCCAAGCTTGTTTTTGAAAACAAAAGTAATGTATCAAAGGAAACGGAAGAGGTAGAAGAAAAGACTAAGCAGAAGAAGAAGCCTACCAAAATTAAGAATCCTGATTTGGATGAAAGTGATATCCGATTTATTGTGTCTCAGGGAAATTTGAACAATATGACAATTGATGAGGCACTTAGGGACTCAGGACTGGTTGGGGAATATGATGAGTTTGTTTAA
- a CDS encoding TnsD family Tn7-like transposition protein, whose product MGRIVAFPPTYPDEDFRSIVHRYHLQSPYTFTQSKRELFGKHVPKKGMLYPKNLSQIISQLGVTGLFAERLIQNHTYYPFLRSFLSHDLLKQFQEAMYNDSHTSLLIINTIQTSVHVNARYCPECMHEDYQRYQIVYLHRTHQFSFLSKCLVHGSKLIEVCPVCRTSLINQTGSQMPIEPICSNGHAILPYANSNPKIMGENLQLLNDITTLMNPDVGSLDTIHLKLVIQSGAKGYIHFRGDFIYKKRLLTDMVDYYGKPYLASLGLSPDHLMREKMLVRFLQKDSLKSNIILYLLLMRFFAGSVENFMKSNMSYALPVPFGTGPWLCVNALCSKYNKGVIKRVTRKAHEWVTGCFICPHCGLIYTRTGFPKEEDEKQFTIDTMGPLFVNKAIHYYEKGLNFNEIAEHLNSNRNTVTKYLKPYIGQKPSKTYSNNVDPVAVIELGFHQAVAAVQSKKEHCRNTILEAIEVLGPHASRPDIRKYNNHRYDWLMKNDRPWLEEHLPPRKRSPKKLDLEKLDEEIYVEMKKAVDIVKANPPRKQIKISNFLREGNSCVQARYYTFRQHLPLTRALLEVNIESIDDYAIRIFPIVVERFLKSRYKRLSLKLLQKFGKVYKKCSVEILKWAVSEAERYAK is encoded by the coding sequence ATGGGAAGAATTGTTGCATTTCCCCCAACATATCCTGATGAAGATTTTCGGAGTATTGTTCATCGATATCATCTGCAGTCGCCGTATACTTTCACGCAAAGTAAGCGTGAATTGTTCGGAAAGCATGTACCAAAAAAGGGAATGTTATATCCAAAAAATTTATCTCAGATAATAAGCCAACTAGGTGTCACTGGTTTGTTTGCGGAACGACTTATACAAAACCATACCTACTATCCATTTCTCCGCTCTTTTTTATCACACGATCTTCTTAAACAATTTCAGGAGGCGATGTACAACGATAGCCATACTAGTCTTCTCATTATTAATACCATCCAAACCTCAGTTCACGTAAATGCTCGATATTGCCCTGAATGTATGCATGAGGATTACCAAAGATATCAGATTGTTTATCTGCATCGCACCCACCAATTTTCTTTTCTAAGCAAGTGTCTGGTTCATGGCTCTAAGCTGATAGAGGTATGCCCAGTATGTCGCACATCACTAATCAATCAGACAGGAAGTCAAATGCCCATTGAACCAATTTGTTCCAATGGGCATGCAATACTTCCTTATGCAAACAGCAATCCAAAAATAATGGGAGAAAATCTACAATTATTAAACGATATTACGACTCTGATGAATCCGGATGTAGGTTCTCTTGACACCATTCATCTTAAACTTGTTATTCAATCTGGAGCAAAGGGATATATACATTTTCGTGGGGATTTTATATACAAAAAAAGATTGCTGACTGACATGGTGGATTACTACGGTAAACCTTATTTAGCTTCTCTTGGACTATCACCTGATCACCTGATGCGCGAAAAAATGCTGGTTCGTTTTCTTCAAAAGGATAGTCTCAAATCGAATATTATTTTGTATTTACTCCTAATGAGATTTTTTGCGGGCTCTGTTGAAAATTTCATGAAAAGTAATATGAGTTATGCCCTGCCAGTTCCTTTTGGGACTGGTCCATGGCTATGTGTTAATGCATTATGTTCCAAATATAACAAAGGAGTTATTAAGAGGGTAACTCGAAAAGCTCATGAGTGGGTTACTGGATGCTTTATCTGTCCTCATTGTGGATTGATTTATACAAGAACAGGATTTCCCAAAGAAGAAGATGAGAAGCAATTCACTATAGACACAATGGGACCTTTGTTTGTAAATAAGGCGATCCATTATTATGAAAAGGGCCTGAATTTTAATGAGATTGCCGAACACCTTAACTCAAACCGAAATACAGTAACTAAATATCTTAAACCGTATATTGGCCAAAAGCCAAGCAAGACATATTCGAATAATGTTGACCCAGTAGCTGTTATAGAATTAGGATTCCATCAAGCGGTGGCTGCCGTTCAGTCCAAAAAAGAACATTGTCGTAACACTATACTGGAGGCAATAGAGGTTTTAGGACCACATGCATCTAGACCAGATATTCGCAAATACAACAATCACCGCTATGACTGGCTAATGAAGAATGATCGCCCATGGCTTGAAGAGCATTTACCACCAAGGAAAAGGAGTCCAAAAAAACTTGATCTAGAAAAGCTAGATGAGGAAATATACGTTGAAATGAAAAAAGCAGTTGACATTGTAAAAGCCAATCCTCCCCGTAAACAAATTAAGATCTCCAATTTTTTAAGGGAAGGTAATAGTTGTGTACAAGCTAGATACTATACTTTTCGACAACATTTACCTCTCACTAGAGCATTATTAGAAGTAAATATAGAGAGTATTGATGATTATGCGATTCGAATATTCCCCATAGTCGTAGAACGATTTCTCAAATCAAGATATAAACGGTTAAGTCTAAAGCTATTGCAGAAGTTCGGGAAGGTTTATAAAAAATGCTCTGTTGAGATATTAAAATGGGCGGTATCAGAGGCAGAAAGATATGCTAAATAA
- a CDS encoding exodeoxyribonuclease X C-terminal domain-containing protein, whose protein sequence is MEMTMTFGKYKGMTIEEVFLLNSSYFSWMKETGMSNRLEYEEFIESIPYQYPERFKWVVDIRSGYQCWKCKKMMNIFLLFNPEVENELRHGYPIISDLAYSKPNSLIFLANEYGIQLEERYSKMTESKYVMHICPHCKMHQGDNYVVEDNEQETVLIKSIQIVFENGAWKEGCQTP, encoded by the coding sequence ATGGAAATGACAATGACATTTGGCAAATACAAAGGAATGACTATTGAAGAAGTGTTCTTATTGAATTCCAGTTATTTTTCTTGGATGAAAGAGACTGGTATGTCAAATAGGCTAGAGTATGAGGAGTTTATAGAATCAATTCCTTATCAATACCCGGAACGATTTAAATGGGTAGTTGATATCCGCAGCGGGTATCAATGCTGGAAATGTAAGAAAATGATGAATATTTTTTTATTGTTTAATCCGGAAGTCGAGAATGAATTGAGACACGGATATCCAATTATTAGCGATCTAGCTTATAGTAAACCCAATTCATTAATCTTTTTGGCGAATGAATACGGAATTCAACTTGAAGAACGTTACAGTAAGATGACCGAGTCAAAGTATGTTATGCACATTTGTCCACATTGTAAAATGCATCAGGGGGATAATTACGTTGTAGAGGATAATGAGCAAGAAACAGTACTAATTAAAAGCATACAGATTGTTTTTGAGAATGGTGCTTGGAAAGAAGGGTGCCAAACGCCCTGA
- a CDS encoding ATP-dependent nuclease, with the protein MYISNIEIENYRNFRNKSIILSDGMNVIIGQNNAGKTNLIKALALVLDSNGKKRLDIHDFNKSISLEELKSAPPKIRIRMTIKQSDNEDLDSDDLVTVANWLTKLEEPYEATLTYEFHLPEKEVEKYAASLASVVDVDKAWRIIQQDFLRLYIYKIWGGNIDNQTVADSESLKKFDFQFLDAIRDVERDMLSGRNTLLRDVLDFFMDYDIKSDHTRTPKEKIHEIKLKKQSFTDAADALLLNLSERMKLGKEQILSYAMDTGASFNKAEPNFEGVISDVELFSALKLIVEYESGIKIPATHNGLGYNNLIYMSLLLSKMQVNSDGGYLGSNAKVFPILAIEEPEAHLHPAMQYQLLKFLTKNKKDKKVRQIFVTTHSTQITSTVSLDEMICLHNERGETSVGYPGIVFKDNEKSKKYVQRFLDATKSDMLFAQKVVLVEGIAEQLLLPIMARYLGVSFEENHIAVINVGGRYFEHFLYLFNLSNPYAIHKKIACITDRDPERKKKTKGGSYSKCYPYEYGLQEDLYEYKRNPSFNLYPRDAYSNIAIFSQDETAGKTFEYDFVLHNPSLELLVTNSMKNQDEIKELMRLFSSDTELSEYEQILRESDENKRIKESINMNCSWEKDQKVKGLIASRYLNSVGKGENALELAYVLADNLDKKGTADYQEFTVPNYIKEAISWIIQ; encoded by the coding sequence ATGTATATATCAAATATTGAGATAGAAAATTATCGGAATTTTCGGAACAAATCAATCATTTTAAGCGATGGAATGAATGTGATCATTGGTCAAAATAATGCTGGGAAGACCAATCTCATTAAAGCTCTAGCTCTAGTACTAGATTCCAATGGAAAAAAAAGATTGGATATACACGATTTTAATAAAAGTATTTCACTTGAAGAATTAAAATCTGCTCCTCCAAAAATTCGGATAAGAATGACTATAAAACAAAGTGACAACGAGGACCTAGACTCTGATGATTTGGTGACAGTAGCTAATTGGTTAACCAAACTAGAGGAGCCGTATGAAGCAACACTAACATATGAGTTCCATCTTCCCGAGAAAGAAGTTGAAAAATATGCAGCATCGCTTGCCAGTGTAGTCGATGTAGATAAAGCTTGGAGAATAATTCAACAGGATTTTTTGAGACTTTATATTTATAAGATATGGGGAGGCAACATTGACAATCAAACCGTGGCAGACAGCGAATCATTAAAGAAATTTGATTTTCAATTTTTGGATGCTATCCGAGATGTTGAAAGAGATATGCTTTCCGGTAGAAATACATTACTTAGAGATGTATTAGATTTCTTCATGGATTACGATATTAAATCAGATCATACGAGAACGCCAAAGGAGAAAATCCATGAAATCAAGCTTAAAAAACAAAGTTTTACTGACGCGGCGGATGCATTGCTTTTAAATCTTTCAGAAAGAATGAAACTTGGGAAGGAACAAATATTATCTTATGCAATGGATACAGGCGCATCATTTAATAAGGCTGAACCAAATTTTGAAGGAGTTATTTCCGATGTTGAGTTGTTTTCGGCCTTAAAGTTAATTGTAGAATATGAATCCGGTATCAAAATTCCAGCAACTCATAATGGATTAGGCTACAATAATTTGATCTATATGTCATTACTTCTATCTAAAATGCAGGTGAATTCGGACGGAGGTTATTTAGGAAGTAATGCAAAAGTTTTTCCGATTTTAGCGATTGAAGAACCTGAAGCTCATCTACACCCGGCTATGCAGTATCAATTATTGAAATTCTTGACCAAAAACAAAAAAGACAAAAAGGTAAGGCAAATTTTTGTTACAACCCACTCCACTCAAATAACTTCAACTGTTTCTTTAGATGAGATGATCTGCTTACATAATGAAAGAGGGGAAACAAGCGTAGGTTATCCTGGGATAGTTTTCAAAGACAATGAAAAAAGCAAGAAATACGTTCAGCGATTTTTAGACGCAACCAAATCAGATATGTTATTTGCACAGAAGGTAGTTTTAGTAGAAGGAATAGCGGAACAACTATTACTACCGATTATGGCGAGATATCTTGGTGTTTCATTTGAGGAAAATCATATTGCTGTAATAAATGTTGGGGGAAGATATTTTGAACACTTCCTTTATTTATTTAATCTTAGTAACCCTTATGCGATTCATAAGAAAATTGCTTGCATAACTGATAGAGATCCTGAGAGGAAGAAGAAAACCAAGGGGGGAAGTTATAGTAAATGTTATCCTTATGAATATGGCTTGCAGGAAGATCTATATGAGTATAAACGAAACCCCTCGTTTAACTTATATCCTCGTGACGCATATTCTAATATAGCAATTTTCTCTCAGGATGAAACTGCAGGAAAAACATTTGAATATGATTTTGTTTTACATAATCCTTCACTGGAATTACTGGTTACAAACTCCATGAAAAATCAGGATGAGATAAAAGAATTAATGAGGCTGTTCAGTAGCGATACAGAGTTATCTGAATATGAGCAGATATTGAGAGAAAGTGATGAGAACAAGAGGATTAAAGAAAGCATCAACATGAACTGCTCATGGGAGAAAGATCAAAAGGTAAAAGGTCTAATTGCATCTCGTTATCTTAATTCTGTTGGAAAGGGAGAAAACGCATTGGAATTAGCTTATGTACTCGCAGATAACCTAGATAAAAAAGGGACAGCCGATTATCAAGAATTTACAGTTCCAAACTATATAAAGGAAGCTATCTCATGGATAATTCAATGA